A single region of the Ictalurus punctatus breed USDA103 chromosome 17, Coco_2.0, whole genome shotgun sequence genome encodes:
- the LOC124629110 gene encoding olfactory receptor 11H6-like, whose translation MAQNVSRKTINEFVITGFDNFEKPVILGIVILTVYILVMLGNLANICFIVMDKHLHQPMYLFICNLAIVDMLYCTCSCPTMIGNLLVGFKTISYVPCIIQMFVFGLGFVMEVFTISVMAFDRLLAIIKPLRYPSILTNVRSVILTSFLWILGTAIVAVLPGTVISLPFCFTTLKFLFCDYGSVVRATCVDPNPYFDLMAILTFFLLFGTFSFICGSYIMIVIVVVKMTSKGSKKKVFNTCFSHLIVVVCYYGPTFIITILTRTGIVLTIEERHGLRIGTILGPSLVNPFIYSFRTKEIRDKILRIVSKVGPTKE comes from the coding sequence ATGGCTCAAAATGTTTCCAGAAAAACAATCAACGAATTTGTTATCACAGGATTTGATAATTTTGAAAAACCAGTAATTCTTGGAATTGTCATACTTACTGTATACATTCTTGTAATGCTTGGGAACCTGGCAAACATATGCTTTATTGTTATGGATAAACATCTACACCAGCCAATGTATCTCTTCATTTGCAATTTAGCAATAGTAGACATGCTCTATTGTACATGTTCATGTCCAACTATGATAGGGAACCTTTTAGTTGGCTTTAAAACTATATCTTATGTACCATGCATTATTCAgatgtttgtgtttggtttaGGCTTTGTGATGGAGGTGTTTACTATTTCTGTCATGGCTTTTGACCGATTACTTGCCATAATCAAGCCTCTGCGCTACCCTTCAATTCTGACAAATGTTCGTTCTGTTATTCTCACTTCTTTCTTGTGGATTCTAGGTACTGCTATAGTAGCTGTCCTGCCTGGAACTGTTATTTCTCTACCATTTTGTTTCACAACACTTAAATTCTTGTTTTGTGACTATGGATCTGTTGTCAGAGCCACTTGTGTAGATCCTAACCCATATTTTGATTTGATGgcaattttaactttttttctgctgtttGGGACATTCAGTTTCATCTGTGGGTCTTACATAATGATAGTTATTGTTGTTGTCAAAATGACCTCAAAAGGTAGCAAGAAAAAAGTGTTTAACACATGCTTTAGTCATTTGATAGTTGTAGTGTGCTATTATGGCCCTACTTTTATTATAACCATTTTAACTAGAACAGGTATAGTTCTCACAATAGAGGAGCGACATGGGCTCAGAATTGGCACCATTCTTGGTCCATCCTTAGTAAATCCTTTCATATATTCTTTTAGAACCAAAGAGATCAGAGACAAAATCTTGAGAATTGTGTCTAAAGTTGGACCAACCAAAGAATAA
- the LOC124626021 gene encoding olfactory receptor 52E4-like: MSALNYSLLQNVSFVRPEYFFISGFSGIPFSQYYFVFLFFVYIVALCGNLVVLFMILVDKSLHIPKYMGIFNLALSDFGETNAMIPNLMKTFLFNSQYISYDACLANMFFTCFFAGGQSLTLVVMAYDRFIAICLPLRYHAIVNNSFMSATLTAIWVFNLVIIGTLVVLITRLSFCKTNEIKSFFCDHGPVYTIACNDNSINSFMAYFCTAVYLYAPLTAIVLSYLGILLALTKITTWESRLKAFKTCVSHLLVVGIFFLPVLSTYLAAVTFSLHPNARIINTSLSVTIPPMVNPIIYVLNTNEFRIVIVKMFKKKTKISQVQASAK, from the coding sequence ATGAGTGCTTTGAACTACAGTTTACTACAAAATGTATCATTTGTGCGTCCAGAATACTTTTTCATCAGTGGATTTTCTGGAATACCTTTCAGCCAATActactttgtttttttattttttgtctatattgtcgCACTATGTGGGAACTTGGTTGTTCTTTTCATGATATTAGTTGACAAAAGCCTGCATATTCCTAAATACATGGGGATCTTTAATTTAGCTCTGTCAGACTTTGGTGAAACAAATGCAATGATTCCTAACCTTATGAagacttttctttttaattcacAGTACATATCCTATGATGCTTGTTTGGCTAACATGTTTTTTACTTGTTTCTTTGCTGGTGGACAGTCGTTAACTCTTGTTGTCATGGCGTATGATCGTTTTATTGCCATTTGCTTACCCTTGAGATACCACGCTATTGTGAATAACTCCTTCATGTCTGCAACTTTAACAGCAATATGGGTATTTAATCTTGTTATAATTGGCACATTAGTAGTTTTGATTACACGACTTTCATTCTGTAAAACCAATGAGATAAAGAGCTTTTTTTGTGACCATGGGCCAGTTTATACAATTGCTTGTAATGACAATAGCATTAATTCCTTCATGGCATACTTCTGTACTGCAGTATACCTCTATGCACCATTGACTGCCATAGTCTTATCATACTTAGGTATTTTGCTGGCCTTAACTAAGATTACAACATGGGAGAGTCGTCTTAAAGCATTCAAAACATGTGTCTCTCACCTGTTGGTAGTAGGAATATTTTTCCTTCCTGTATTGAGTACGTACCTTGCAGCTGTAACATTCTCTCTCCATCCTAATGCTAGGATAATTAACACTTCACTATCAGTAACAATTCCACCCATGGTAAATCCCATCATTTATGTCTTGAACACAAATGAATTCAGAATTGTCATagtgaaaatgtttaaaaagaaaactaaaattTCTCAGGTGCAGGCTTCAGCAAAGTGA
- the LOC124626049 gene encoding olfactory receptor 1M1-like, producing MDSRKYQHQAGKDLNSIKIRSDLNSSLLQNASFVRPEYFFISGFSGIPFSQYYFVFLFFVYIVSLCGNLVVLFMILVDRSLHIPKYMGIFNLALSDFGETNALIPNLMKTFLFNSQYISYEACLANMFFTFFFAGGQSLTLVVMAYDRFIAICLPLRYHAFVNNSFMSATLTAIWVFNGVIIGTLVVLITRLSFCKTNEIKSFFCDHGPVYRLACNDNSMNSFMANFCTAVYLYAPLTAIILSYLGILLALTKITTWESRLKAFKTCVSHLLVVGIFFLPVLSTYLAAVTFSLHPNARIINTSLSVTIPPMVNPIIYVLNTNEFRIVIVKMFKKKTKISQVQASAK from the exons ATGGATTCCAGAAAATATCAGCATCAG GCTGGAAAGGACTTGAACAGCATCAAAATCAGAAGTGATTTGAACTCCAGCTTATTACAAAATGCATCATTTGTGCGTCCAGAGTACTTTTTCATCAGTGGATTTTCTGGAATACCTTTCAGCCAAtactattttgtttttttattttttgtctatattgtctcactATGTGGGAACTTGGTTGTCCTTTTCATGATATTAGTTGATCGAAGCCTGCATATTCCTAAATACATGGGAATCTTTAATTTAGCTCTGTCAGACTTTGGTGAAACAAATGCACTGATTCCTAACCTtatgaaaacatttctttttaattcaCAATACATATCCTATGAGGCATGTTTAGCTAAcatgttttttacttttttctttgctgGTGGACAGTCGTTAACTCTTGTTGTCATGGCGTATGATCGTTTTATTGCCATTTGCTTACCCCTGAGATACCACGCTTTTGTGAATAACTCCTTCATGTCTGCAACTTTAACAGCAATATGGGTATTTAATGGTGTTATAATTGGCACATTGGTGGTTTTGATTACACGACTTTCATTCTGTAAAACCAATGAGATAAAGAGCTTTTTTTGTGACCATGGGCCAGTTTATAGACTTGCTTGTAATGACAATAGCATGAATTCCTTCATGGCTAACTTTTGTACTGCAGTATACCTCTATGCACCATTGACTGCCATAATTTTATCATACTTAGGCATTCTGCTGGCCTTAACTAAGATTACAACATGGGAGAGTCGTCTTAAAGCATTCAAAACATGTGTCTCTCACCTGTTGGTAGTAGGAATATTTTTCCTTCCTGTATTGAGTACGTACCTTGCAGCTGTAACATTCTCTCTCCATCCTAATGCTAGGATAATTAACACTTCACTATCAGTAACAATTCCACCCATGGTAAATCCCATCATTTATGTCTTGAACACAAATGAATTCAGAATTGTCATagtgaaaatgtttaaaaagaaaactaaaattTCTCAGGTGCAGGCTTCAGCAAAGTGA